A genomic region of Drosophila kikkawai strain 14028-0561.14 chromosome X, DkikHiC1v2, whole genome shotgun sequence contains the following coding sequences:
- the RpS10b gene encoding small ribosomal subunit protein eS10B translates to MFMPKAHRVAIYEYLFKEGVIVAKKDFHAQKHPELESIPNLHVIKALQSLHSRGLVKEQFAWRHYYWYLTNEGIEELRSYLHLPPEIVPSTLKRPARSETVRPRPAAGGPRGPGDASKTGEDRSAYRRAPGGSGVDKKGDVGPGAGEVEFRGGFGRGSRN, encoded by the coding sequence ATGTTCATGCCAAAGGCCCATCGTGTCGCCATCTACGAATACCTCTTCAAGGAGGGCGTAATCGTGGCCAAGAAGGACTTCCACGCCCAGAAGCACCCTGAGCTGGAGTCGATCCCCAATCTGCACGTCATCAAGGCTCTGCAGTCCCTGCACTCCCGTGGCCTCGTCAAGGAGCAGTTCGCCTGGAGGCACTACTACTGGTACCTCACCAACGAGGGAATCGAGGAGCTGCGCAGCTACCTGCATCTGCCCCCCGAGATTGTGCCCTCGACCCTGAAGCGTCCCGCTCGCTCGGAGACGGTGCGCCCGCGCCCAGCCGCCGGCGGCCCACGCGGCCCCGGAGACGCCTCCAAGACCGGCGAGGACCGTTCGGCCTACAGACGCGCTCCCGGTGGCAGTGGTGTTGACAAGAAGGGTGATGTTGGACCCGGCGCCGGTGAGGTCGAGTTCCGTGGCGGATTCGGACGCGGTTCCCGCAACTAA